In a single window of the Micromonospora inositola genome:
- a CDS encoding DUF4267 domain-containing protein, whose protein sequence is MLSPLAYGLAVVISLLVVVIGARFLLQPEAAAAGYGVPAKPDGDRAYLTVKGLRDLTYGLLGLALIAFATPTAVAWYMLLGALEPLGDTVIVLRHGGTKATAFGIHFATAVVVLLDAVLLFAL, encoded by the coding sequence ATGCTCAGCCCCCTCGCCTACGGACTCGCCGTCGTCATCAGCCTCCTCGTCGTCGTCATCGGCGCCCGCTTCCTCCTGCAGCCCGAGGCTGCCGCCGCCGGTTACGGCGTCCCGGCCAAGCCGGACGGTGACCGCGCCTACCTCACCGTCAAGGGACTGCGCGACCTCACCTACGGCCTGCTCGGCCTCGCCCTGATCGCGTTCGCCACCCCCACCGCGGTCGCCTGGTACATGCTGCTCGGCGCGCTCGAACCGCTGGGCGACACCGTGATCGTGCTCCGCCACGGCGGCACGAAGGCCACCGCCTTCGGCATCCACTTCGCCACCGCCGTGGTCGTACTCCTCGACGCCGTCCTGCTGTTCGCCCTGTAG
- a CDS encoding DivIVA domain-containing protein, giving the protein MRNLIRRLASRHDQRRPTENAGPLQGRLPLRPWQIRDRCFNVRRHGLDPVEIRAFLHRVADELTVAQTALVAVQEENVRIKNALRAWQSAQSANHRYR; this is encoded by the coding sequence GTGCGCAACCTGATCCGTCGGCTGGCGAGCCGACACGACCAACGACGTCCGACGGAAAACGCCGGCCCGCTCCAGGGTCGGCTTCCGCTGCGGCCCTGGCAGATCCGCGACCGGTGCTTCAACGTCCGCCGGCACGGCCTCGACCCGGTCGAGATCCGCGCGTTCCTGCACCGGGTGGCCGACGAACTCACCGTCGCGCAGACCGCCCTGGTCGCGGTGCAGGAGGAGAACGTACGGATCAAGAACGCCCTGCGCGCCTGGCAGAGCGCCCAGTCGGCGAACCACCGCTACCGATGA
- the ligD gene encoding non-homologous end-joining DNA ligase — MPGAPLKPMLAMTGQLPAGAGWAYEFKWDGVRALADITATAIRQRLYARSGVEITTAYPELITLADQVDDALLDGEVVLFNAAGQPSFTALAERMHVRNPAKAARLAATVPVTYMIFDLLRLRGEDLTGRSYRDRRAALESLGLGAARWAVPPSFGDGPATYEAAGEHGLEGVMAKRVDSVYRPGVRSPDWVKVKLEVTGDFVVGGWRPGARKIGGLLVGVPGPDGRLTYRGRVGGGIGAALERELLRELEPLRTAASPFAGDVPREDARGAIWVTPQIVVEVKYGQRTPDGRLRFPRILRLRPDKPPEEVEDAS; from the coding sequence GTGCCCGGCGCGCCGTTGAAGCCGATGCTCGCGATGACCGGGCAGCTCCCGGCCGGTGCCGGCTGGGCGTACGAGTTCAAGTGGGACGGGGTCCGCGCGCTCGCCGACATCACCGCCACCGCCATCCGGCAACGCCTGTACGCCCGCTCCGGCGTGGAGATCACCACCGCGTACCCCGAACTGATCACCCTGGCCGACCAGGTCGACGACGCGCTGCTGGACGGCGAGGTGGTGCTCTTCAACGCCGCCGGGCAGCCGTCGTTCACCGCGCTGGCCGAGCGGATGCACGTCCGGAACCCGGCGAAGGCGGCCCGGCTGGCGGCTACCGTGCCGGTGACGTACATGATCTTCGACCTGCTCCGGCTGCGCGGCGAGGACCTGACCGGTCGCTCCTACCGGGACCGGCGGGCGGCGCTGGAGTCGCTCGGGCTGGGGGCCGCGCGGTGGGCCGTCCCGCCGAGCTTCGGCGACGGCCCGGCCACCTACGAGGCGGCCGGCGAGCACGGCCTGGAGGGGGTGATGGCCAAGCGGGTCGACTCGGTCTACCGGCCCGGGGTGCGCTCGCCGGACTGGGTGAAGGTCAAGCTGGAGGTGACCGGCGACTTCGTGGTGGGCGGCTGGCGGCCCGGTGCCCGGAAGATCGGTGGCCTGCTGGTCGGGGTGCCCGGCCCGGACGGCCGGCTCACCTACCGGGGTCGGGTCGGCGGCGGGATCGGCGCGGCCCTGGAGCGGGAGCTGCTGCGCGAGCTGGAGCCGCTGCGCACGGCGGCGTCGCCGTTCGCCGGCGACGTGCCACGCGAGGATGCCCGGGGCGCGATCTGGGTAACCCCGCAGATCGTGGTGGAGGTGAAGTACGGCCAGCGCACGCCGGACGGCCGGCTGCGCTTCCCCCGGATCCTGCGCCTGCGCCCGGACAAGCCGCCCGAGGAGGTCGAGGATGCCAGCTGA
- a CDS encoding TetR/AcrR family transcriptional regulator — MAIRERRERERAERERAIVAAARELAESEGWDAVTTRRLAAQIEYSQPVLYSHFKGKDAIMAAVAVEGFGDLGRELAAARTAAIDERHAVADVAAAYTAFAERRPALYDAMFTLAVDLPFASQDVPVDLARGFAELAETLRPVAGDDDLETFTETFWSGLHGLVTLMRSGRLRRADHDRRLALLVDRFCR, encoded by the coding sequence ATGGCTATACGAGAGCGCCGGGAGCGCGAGCGGGCGGAACGGGAGCGGGCCATCGTCGCCGCAGCCCGGGAGCTGGCCGAGTCGGAGGGCTGGGACGCCGTCACCACCCGCCGCCTCGCGGCGCAGATCGAGTACAGCCAGCCCGTCCTGTACAGCCACTTCAAGGGCAAGGACGCCATCATGGCCGCCGTCGCGGTGGAGGGCTTCGGCGATCTGGGCCGGGAGCTGGCCGCCGCGCGTACCGCCGCGATCGACGAGCGGCACGCGGTGGCCGACGTCGCCGCGGCCTACACCGCGTTCGCCGAGCGGCGGCCCGCGCTCTACGACGCGATGTTCACCCTCGCGGTCGACCTGCCGTTCGCCAGCCAGGACGTCCCGGTCGACCTGGCCCGGGGCTTCGCCGAGCTGGCCGAGACCCTGCGGCCGGTCGCCGGCGACGACGACCTGGAGACGTTCACCGAGACCTTCTGGAGCGGGCTGCACGGCCTGGTCACGCTGATGCGCAGCGGGCGGCTCCGGCGTGCCGACCACGACCGGCGGCTGGCGCTGCTGGTGGACCGATTCTGCCGCTGA
- the ku gene encoding non-homologous end joining protein Ku encodes MRAIWKGAVSFGLVSIGVKLYSATEEKDIRFHQVHRDDGGRIRYKRTCSVCGEEVTYDDIAKGYDLGGGEMVILTDEDFAELPLTTSHAIDVLEFVPAEQVDPILYNKAYFLEPEGTATKPYVLLRDALADSERVAIVKVALRQREQLATLRVREGVLLLNTMLWPDEVRTPDFGFLDEDLKVRPPELAMASSLIDSMAGEFQPDAFTDDYRAALQEVIDAKVEGREVVQPEEEEAAPAAAVDLMAALKASVERARAARGEEPSGKAAEPTPISAARSAQKAAKEPATKAAAKKAPAKKAAAKKAEPAKKAAAKKTAEKKAAKAPAKKAAEKKAAPRKTA; translated from the coding sequence ATGCGGGCGATCTGGAAAGGAGCGGTGTCGTTCGGGCTGGTGTCGATCGGGGTGAAGCTCTACTCGGCCACCGAGGAGAAGGACATCCGCTTCCACCAGGTGCACCGGGACGACGGTGGCCGCATCCGCTACAAGCGCACCTGCTCGGTCTGCGGCGAGGAGGTCACCTACGACGACATCGCCAAGGGGTACGACCTCGGCGGCGGCGAGATGGTCATCCTCACCGACGAGGACTTCGCCGAGCTGCCGCTGACCACCTCGCACGCGATCGACGTGCTGGAGTTCGTCCCCGCCGAGCAGGTCGACCCGATCCTCTACAACAAGGCGTACTTCCTGGAGCCGGAGGGGACGGCGACCAAGCCGTACGTGCTGCTGCGGGACGCGCTCGCCGACTCGGAGCGGGTGGCGATCGTCAAGGTGGCGCTGCGCCAGCGCGAACAGCTCGCCACCCTGCGCGTACGCGAGGGCGTGCTGCTGCTCAACACGATGCTCTGGCCGGACGAGGTGCGTACCCCGGACTTCGGTTTCCTGGACGAGGACCTCAAGGTCCGGCCGCCGGAGCTGGCGATGGCCAGCTCGCTGATCGACTCGATGGCCGGGGAGTTCCAGCCGGACGCCTTCACCGACGACTACCGGGCCGCGTTGCAGGAGGTCATCGACGCGAAGGTCGAGGGTCGCGAGGTGGTCCAGCCGGAGGAGGAAGAGGCCGCGCCGGCCGCCGCGGTCGACCTGATGGCCGCGCTGAAGGCCTCGGTCGAGCGGGCCCGGGCGGCCCGCGGCGAAGAGCCCTCCGGTAAGGCCGCCGAGCCGACGCCGATCTCGGCTGCCCGGTCGGCGCAGAAGGCCGCCAAGGAGCCGGCCACGAAGGCGGCCGCGAAGAAGGCGCCCGCGAAGAAGGCCGCCGCCAAGAAGGCCGAGCCGGCCAAGAAGGCGGCGGCGAAGAAGACCGCGGAGAAGAAGGCGGCCAAGGCCCCGGCGAAGAAGGCCGCCGAGAAGAAGGCGGCACCCCGCAAGACCGCCTGA
- a CDS encoding SCO6745 family protein, whose protein sequence is MWTHFEPVHAVTYFHPRARAAYEAVGLRGYWRGYFAGRAAPLGPTPAPPVIAAFFSFAPPMVARALPSVWRLATPEEALRARLTGAVQALAEFTYELPEAHLVEAADLLEEAAGRVETAGRVLGAVNAALPRGEYPLSRLWQAATTLREHRGDGHVAALVTTGLDPVEVLAWRCRVDQSREFHQAARGWTDEEWAAAEERLVERGWLTADRAPTKHASNTFRAVEEATDRAAAGPWRALGADRTERLRELLEPIARRCRTIIPRQSPIGLPATQPT, encoded by the coding sequence ATGTGGACGCACTTCGAGCCGGTCCACGCGGTGACCTACTTCCACCCGCGCGCCCGGGCGGCGTACGAGGCGGTCGGGCTGCGCGGCTACTGGCGGGGCTACTTCGCCGGCCGGGCCGCCCCGCTCGGCCCGACGCCCGCGCCGCCGGTGATCGCCGCGTTCTTCAGCTTCGCGCCCCCGATGGTGGCCCGGGCGCTGCCCTCGGTGTGGCGGCTGGCCACTCCGGAGGAGGCGCTGCGGGCCCGGCTCACCGGCGCCGTCCAGGCACTCGCCGAGTTCACCTACGAGCTGCCCGAGGCGCACCTGGTCGAGGCGGCGGACCTGCTTGAGGAGGCGGCTGGCCGGGTGGAGACCGCCGGCCGGGTGCTCGGCGCGGTCAACGCCGCCCTGCCCCGGGGCGAGTACCCGCTGTCCCGGCTCTGGCAGGCCGCCACCACCCTGCGCGAGCACCGGGGCGACGGGCACGTCGCCGCCCTGGTCACCACCGGGCTGGACCCGGTGGAGGTGCTGGCCTGGCGCTGCCGGGTCGACCAGTCCCGGGAGTTCCACCAGGCGGCCCGGGGCTGGACCGACGAGGAGTGGGCGGCCGCGGAGGAGCGGCTGGTGGAACGCGGCTGGCTGACCGCCGACCGGGCGCCGACCAAACACGCCAGCAACACGTTCCGGGCGGTCGAGGAGGCCACCGACCGGGCCGCTGCCGGCCCGTGGCGGGCGCTCGGCGCCGACCGTACGGAGCGGCTGCGCGAGCTGCTCGAACCGATCGCCCGCCGCTGCCGCACGATCATCCCCCGGCAGAGCCCGATCGGCCTGCCGGCGACCCAGCCCACCTGA
- a CDS encoding YciI family protein, which translates to MWIVELAFTDAPERLAARPAHRERLTALHAEGKVRITGPLADDSGAVLVFDVPDRPELDRLLAADPYFTTRGVEIVQIREWAPFLT; encoded by the coding sequence ATGTGGATCGTGGAACTCGCCTTCACCGACGCCCCGGAGCGGCTCGCCGCCCGACCTGCCCACCGGGAGCGGCTCACCGCCCTGCACGCCGAGGGCAAGGTACGGATCACCGGGCCGCTGGCCGACGACTCTGGCGCGGTGCTGGTCTTCGACGTGCCGGACCGGCCTGAGCTGGACCGGCTGCTGGCCGCCGACCCGTACTTCACCACGCGCGGCGTCGAGATCGTCCAGATCCGGGAGTGGGCACCCTTCCTGACCTGA
- a CDS encoding winged helix-turn-helix domain-containing protein, with the protein MDELLDDLLSKIKDGTYPPGSQLPSGRALAAEYDVSQSTISRAVATLRERGVLVGRPGRGVFVAESTRR; encoded by the coding sequence ATGGACGAGCTGCTCGACGATCTCCTGAGCAAGATCAAGGACGGGACCTATCCGCCCGGCTCTCAGCTCCCCTCCGGGCGGGCGCTGGCGGCGGAGTACGACGTCTCGCAGTCCACGATCAGCCGGGCTGTGGCGACGCTGCGAGAGCGGGGTGTGCTGGTCGGCCGCCCGGGTCGCGGCGTCTTCGTCGCGGAGTCCACCCGGCGCTGA
- a CDS encoding TIGR03089 family protein, which produces MAVHTPVTVPADAPREADLPLLTYYDDATGERTDLTAQQLGGWAARSAALLRDGCGLGPGSRVAVLLPPHWRTAAVLVGAWSIGLAVSFRPRATAGLPVLEPGADLPYDAVFVTRERLDDWLEDVPDGVHRYLVGTRPGPLTDVPLGWLDWSAEVLRHTDTPPDYTGIRPSDPASPDGTSYGEWAAVAKGLAEQLDLRSGARLLVDTAEHEQPLKWLLAPLAAGASVVLCANLDRARLDARIAAEQVTRVL; this is translated from the coding sequence ATGGCTGTCCACACGCCCGTAACCGTTCCGGCCGACGCGCCGCGCGAGGCCGACCTTCCGCTGCTCACCTACTACGACGACGCGACCGGGGAGCGCACCGACCTGACCGCGCAGCAGCTCGGCGGCTGGGCGGCGCGCAGCGCGGCGCTGCTGCGCGACGGCTGCGGACTCGGCCCCGGCAGCCGGGTCGCGGTGCTGCTGCCGCCGCACTGGCGTACCGCTGCGGTGCTGGTCGGCGCCTGGTCGATCGGGCTGGCGGTGTCGTTCCGGCCGCGGGCCACCGCCGGCCTGCCGGTCCTCGAACCCGGCGCTGACCTGCCGTACGACGCGGTCTTCGTGACCCGGGAACGCCTCGACGACTGGCTGGAGGACGTGCCCGACGGGGTGCACCGCTACCTCGTCGGCACCCGGCCCGGCCCACTGACCGACGTGCCCCTCGGCTGGCTCGACTGGTCCGCCGAGGTGCTCCGGCACACCGACACCCCACCCGACTACACCGGCATCCGCCCGTCCGACCCGGCCAGCCCGGACGGCACCAGCTACGGCGAGTGGGCCGCCGTGGCGAAGGGGCTCGCCGAGCAGCTCGACCTGCGTTCCGGGGCCCGGCTGCTGGTCGACACGGCCGAGCACGAGCAGCCGCTGAAGTGGCTGCTCGCGCCGCTCGCCGCCGGCGCGTCGGTGGTGCTCTGCGCCAACCTGGACCGGGCGCGGCTGGACGCCCGGATCGCCGCCGAGCAAGTCACCCGCGTCCTCTGA
- a CDS encoding GNAT family N-acetyltransferase, protein MDRTYPGVDALTWKEFGEEHLAGLTELAEVCLAADGGLPLFAGPPLLRARLLQTRTLGAWHDGALVAAIGVGTDRRPATGTGLVHPAWRGQGLGSRLLSWADEQAGDADLVLTTESWSADADALFTARGFDQTFLEWVLRHDLDALPGVAAPDGVRTEPITWEIGPELFEAYRASFADRPGFVEPEADEWLGELREDDEYRPDLSIIARGPDGAAVGFLNVIDNWIDQVGVVPGWRHRRVGAYLVASALRALTADGAGEAWLCVNDNNPAAALYRRLGFHNAGRRARYLRRHP, encoded by the coding sequence GTGGACCGGACGTACCCGGGCGTGGACGCCCTCACCTGGAAGGAATTCGGCGAGGAGCACCTCGCCGGGTTGACCGAGCTGGCCGAGGTGTGCCTGGCGGCCGACGGCGGGCTGCCGTTGTTCGCCGGCCCACCGCTGCTGCGGGCGCGACTGCTCCAGACCCGTACCCTCGGCGCCTGGCACGACGGCGCGCTGGTCGCGGCCATCGGCGTCGGCACCGACCGCCGGCCGGCCACCGGCACCGGGCTGGTGCATCCGGCGTGGCGCGGGCAGGGCCTCGGCAGCCGGCTGCTGAGCTGGGCGGACGAGCAGGCCGGCGACGCGGACCTGGTGCTGACCACCGAGTCGTGGAGCGCCGACGCGGACGCCCTGTTCACCGCGCGCGGCTTCGACCAGACCTTCCTGGAGTGGGTGCTGCGGCACGACCTCGACGCGCTCCCCGGAGTGGCGGCGCCGGACGGAGTGCGAACCGAACCGATCACCTGGGAGATCGGCCCCGAACTCTTCGAGGCCTACCGTGCGTCGTTCGCCGACCGGCCCGGCTTCGTGGAGCCGGAGGCCGACGAGTGGCTGGGCGAACTGCGGGAGGACGACGAATACCGGCCGGACCTGTCGATCATCGCCCGAGGTCCCGACGGCGCCGCCGTGGGCTTCCTCAACGTCATCGACAACTGGATCGACCAGGTGGGCGTCGTCCCCGGCTGGCGGCACCGCCGGGTCGGGGCGTACCTGGTGGCGAGCGCGCTGCGCGCACTGACCGCCGACGGCGCCGGCGAGGCGTGGCTCTGCGTCAACGACAACAACCCGGCCGCCGCCCTGTACCGGCGGCTCGGCTTCCACAATGCTGGCCGCCGCGCCCGCTACCTGCGCCGCCACCCGTGA
- the ligD gene encoding non-homologous end-joining DNA ligase: protein MPADRLKVEVEGRSLELSNLDKVLYPEAGFTKGEVIDYYTRIAPVLLPHLADRPLTRIRYPNGVGGASFFEKNAPAATPAWVRTETLPAPGSSKGRETIDYVVADDLPTLVWLANLAALELHTPQWKIGDHPDMMVVDLDPGAPAALKQCCEVALLMRDRLAEDGIDSYPKTSGKKGMQLCCPIAGTQDSDLVSGYARRIAQELEKAHPKQIVSKMAKNLRPGKVFIDWSQNNAAKTTVAPYSLRAQAVPAVSTPLTWDEVEAGAAGKRPSTKPYTAGEVLNRVEKQGDLLAPLVEGGPELPES, encoded by the coding sequence ATGCCAGCTGACCGGTTGAAAGTGGAGGTCGAGGGACGTTCGCTGGAACTGTCCAATCTGGACAAGGTGCTCTATCCGGAGGCCGGCTTCACCAAGGGCGAGGTGATCGACTACTACACGCGGATCGCCCCGGTGCTGCTGCCCCACCTGGCCGACCGGCCGCTCACCCGGATCCGCTACCCGAACGGCGTGGGGGGTGCCTCGTTCTTCGAGAAGAACGCCCCGGCCGCCACCCCCGCCTGGGTACGCACCGAGACGCTGCCGGCGCCCGGATCGAGCAAGGGCCGGGAGACCATCGACTACGTGGTCGCCGACGACCTGCCCACCCTGGTCTGGCTGGCCAACCTCGCCGCCCTGGAGCTGCACACGCCGCAGTGGAAGATCGGCGACCACCCGGACATGATGGTGGTCGACCTGGACCCGGGCGCGCCGGCGGCGCTGAAGCAGTGCTGCGAGGTGGCGCTGCTGATGCGGGACCGGCTGGCCGAGGACGGCATCGACTCGTACCCGAAGACGTCCGGGAAGAAGGGCATGCAGCTCTGCTGCCCGATCGCGGGCACCCAGGACTCCGATCTCGTCTCCGGTTACGCCAGGCGGATCGCCCAGGAGCTGGAGAAGGCGCATCCGAAGCAGATCGTGTCGAAGATGGCGAAGAACCTGCGCCCGGGGAAGGTCTTCATCGACTGGAGCCAGAACAACGCCGCGAAGACGACGGTGGCGCCGTACTCGCTGCGCGCCCAGGCGGTGCCGGCGGTATCGACCCCGCTCACCTGGGACGAGGTGGAGGCGGGCGCGGCGGGCAAGCGACCGTCGACCAAGCCGTACACGGCGGGTGAGGTGCTCAACCGCGTCGAGAAGCAGGGCGACCTGCTCGCCCCGCTGGTGGAGGGCGGGCCCGAACTTCCCGAATCCTGA
- a CDS encoding FKBP-type peptidyl-prolyl cis-trans isomerase — protein MSERVQNRSAGQGPGTKAERRLAAQLAAKKAAEAKRRRQSLLGALAGVAVVAVLIGVFVVVNSGGDDKKPAAGTPSATAPAPEATAPAAPQQQLPEGADPALATKPKVDPGKGELTKLTVTPLIKGNGPAVKAGQTITTNYVGVFYKDGKEFDASWNNGQPASFPIGVGQVIKGWDQGLVGVTVGSRVQLDIPADLAYGNDGAGGRPAGPLRFIVDVLAAQ, from the coding sequence GTGAGCGAGCGTGTGCAGAACCGGTCGGCGGGCCAGGGCCCGGGCACCAAGGCGGAGCGGCGGCTGGCCGCCCAGCTGGCGGCGAAGAAGGCGGCCGAGGCGAAGCGTCGCCGGCAGTCGCTGCTCGGCGCGCTCGCCGGTGTCGCCGTCGTCGCGGTGCTGATCGGCGTCTTCGTCGTCGTGAACAGCGGGGGCGACGACAAGAAGCCGGCCGCCGGCACCCCCTCGGCGACCGCCCCGGCCCCCGAAGCCACCGCCCCCGCCGCACCACAGCAGCAGCTCCCGGAGGGCGCGGACCCTGCGCTCGCCACCAAGCCGAAGGTCGACCCGGGTAAGGGCGAGCTGACCAAGCTCACCGTCACCCCGCTGATCAAGGGCAACGGCCCGGCGGTCAAGGCCGGCCAGACCATCACCACCAACTACGTGGGTGTCTTCTACAAGGACGGCAAGGAGTTCGACGCGTCCTGGAACAACGGGCAGCCGGCCAGCTTCCCGATCGGTGTCGGCCAGGTCATCAAGGGCTGGGACCAGGGCCTGGTCGGGGTGACCGTGGGCAGCCGGGTGCAGCTCGACATCCCCGCCGACCTGGCGTACGGCAACGACGGCGCGGGCGGCCGCCCGGCCGGCCCGCTGCGCTTCATCGTCGACGTGCTGGCCGCGCAGTAG
- a CDS encoding PPOX class F420-dependent oxidoreductase, which yields MAILTEVDLALLEEPQLAHVATIEADGTPHVTPVWVDTDGEHIVFNTAKGRQKYVNIQRNPVVAVSVVDKADDFRTLWVKGTAEFVTEGADEHIDKMAKKYLGQDTYPFRQPGEERVIVRITPTGKLGRG from the coding sequence ATGGCGATCCTCACCGAAGTAGACCTGGCCCTGCTCGAAGAGCCGCAGCTCGCCCACGTGGCCACCATCGAGGCCGACGGCACCCCGCACGTGACCCCGGTCTGGGTGGACACCGACGGCGAGCACATCGTGTTCAACACCGCGAAGGGCCGGCAGAAGTACGTCAACATCCAGCGCAATCCGGTGGTCGCGGTCTCCGTGGTGGACAAGGCGGACGACTTCCGCACCCTCTGGGTCAAGGGCACGGCCGAGTTCGTCACCGAGGGCGCCGACGAGCACATCGACAAGATGGCCAAGAAGTACCTCGGCCAGGACACCTACCCGTTCCGGCAGCCGGGCGAGGAGCGGGTCATCGTCCGGATCACCCCGACCGGCAAGCTCGGCCGGGGCTGA
- a CDS encoding HAD family hydrolase produces the protein MVDAVLFDLDGVIVDSEPVWEEVRRAYVAAHGGTWQSDTQRRLMGMSTGEWAAYLSGELGVDRSPEQVATEVVAEMTRRYAERVPLIDDAAAVVRRMAARWPLGLASSSPTALIAAALEATGLADAFGATLSTEETARGKPAPDVWLAVAARLGVDPTRCVAVEDSSNGVRSAAAAGMRVVAIPHGSYPLDPDAEGHAAVLLPSVDALTPEVVERLG, from the coding sequence ATGGTGGACGCGGTGCTCTTCGACCTGGACGGCGTGATCGTGGACTCCGAGCCGGTCTGGGAGGAGGTCCGGCGGGCGTACGTGGCCGCGCACGGGGGGACCTGGCAGTCCGACACCCAGCGCCGGCTGATGGGGATGAGCACCGGCGAGTGGGCCGCCTACCTCAGCGGCGAGCTGGGCGTCGACCGGAGTCCCGAGCAGGTCGCCACCGAGGTGGTCGCGGAGATGACCCGGCGGTACGCGGAGCGCGTACCGCTGATCGACGACGCCGCCGCGGTGGTGCGCCGGATGGCCGCGCGGTGGCCGCTGGGGCTGGCCAGCTCCTCCCCCACCGCGCTGATCGCGGCGGCGCTGGAGGCGACGGGCCTGGCCGACGCCTTCGGCGCGACGCTGTCCACCGAGGAGACCGCGCGGGGCAAGCCGGCGCCGGACGTCTGGCTCGCCGTCGCCGCGCGACTCGGCGTCGACCCGACCCGCTGCGTGGCGGTCGAGGACTCCTCGAACGGGGTGCGCTCCGCGGCCGCCGCCGGCATGCGGGTGGTGGCGATCCCGCACGGGTCGTACCCCCTCGATCCGGACGCGGAAGGGCACGCGGCGGTGCTGCTGCCCTCGGTCGACGCGCTCACCCCGGAGGTCGTGGAGCGGCTCGGCTGA